The genomic segment CTGGGAACGCCGGGATTCTATTCCAAACCACTTACGTCACTTTATTTCCCGAGCTCCCGTTGCCGCGGTCACGCCGAAGGTCCGCCGAGGCGGAAATGTCCACGATCCTGCTATTCACGCCCGTCTTGACCGAGAATCGCCTCCAAGGCGATGGGTGCTTCATTCCGCTAATGTGTTACAAAAGCTCAAAGGCGGACCTGCTATCGCTCCATTTGAGTCCTCGAACCCGGTCAATAGTGTCTCTTATTCGTGTGAATTCGTGTGCATGCGTGGTTGTGTTGAATATCCTGGTTGCGACACGCGGCGGCTGCTCTGCTCTAAGTGCTTCGTGGTTCAATCGCATCAGGAACGCATGAAGCCCACGCCAGCTCCTTCGCGCCTTTTCGCGTGAATATCAACCCTTCCAACTTCTTTCCATCCTGGTCTTCGTACTACTATCCGTCAAATTCTTGTTTTTTCTGCAAGTTCTTTCGCTCAAGATCCGTATAACCGTTTGTTGTAAAAGCATTTACGAAGCGAAACTTCCAGGGAGAATTTCCGGGCCGTTCCACAAGTTTCGTGGTCGAAATTCTCTTCTTGCCCACGGATTACACCGATGACACGGATTGAAGCGACACGCAGACCAAACAAGAAGAAGCAGCCCGCCACCCGATCAACCCCGCTACAATTCCGATGCTGAACAATCCGAACAGGCTGCCTTGGAAACAGCACGCAGCCGCCTGCACACCCCAACGACCGAAATCATTTTCTATCCGTGTCATCAGGGCAATCCGTGGGCACAATTCTTGACCGCCGCCCGCGGCTGCTCCCGATGCATTCGTGTGCATTGGTGCTCATTCGTGGTTAAGGATGCACTCTCTCGATCATCCACCCAATCCATATGCGTACCAGAAATCAACCTATGCGGTCTCTGCGTTCTCTGCGGTTAAAGCTATTCTCTGTTTTTCTTCGTGCCCTTCTTTCCTTCGTGCCCTTCGTGGTGATCATTTCTTTGGTTGCGGCCAGAGGCTGCGCTGTGCCCTTCGTGGTGATCAATTCTTTGATCGCGGCCAAAGGCTGCCCTGCGCCATCCGTGGTCACATATCCTGATCGCGGCCGGCAAAAGTCCAAGACAGCTCGAATCAAAGGCTGATGGCCCGGGGAGAAGTCCAGGGTCAGCCTTTGCGGTGCTTTTTCTTGCCCTTGTCCTTGTCCTTGATGCGCTTCTTGGCCCCGGTTTCGCCGAATTTCTTGCCCTCTTTCTTGTGGAAGGGCTTGCCGTCTTTCTTGGGGAAGGGCTTCTTGCCCTTACGCGGCCTGCCGGAGACGTAGCCCTCGCCGGTGTCCTCGTGCTCTTCGTAGCGGCGGATGCGCAGCTTCTGTCCCGCGACGCGGACGTCCTGGAGGAGGGTGTGGATCTCTTTGGGCATTTCCGGGAGCACCACGAGGCTGTATTCGTCGAAGATGTCGATCGCGCCGATGAACTGGCTGTCCAGGCCGGCCTCGTTGGCGATGGCGCCGACGATGTTGCCGGGCTTCACGCCGTGCGTGTGGCCGACGGCGAGGCGGTAGCGCTGCATGCCCTCGCCCATCGGCGCCAGGTCGCGCCGGGCGCCGTACTTTTCGCGCTTCTTTGGCCGATCGCCGGCGTCGCCCGCGTCGTTCTGGCGTTCGCGCTTGCCCGGACGGGTTTCTTCGGGTGGCGCGAAGCGCGGCTGATCCTGGAGGAGCAAGGGCTCGTCGCCCTGGTAGAGTTTCGCCAGGGCCGCGGCGACTTCAATGGCCGGCACGTCGTGATCGGCGACGTACTGTTCCACGATCCGGTGGTACAAATCGAGGCCATTGCTCGCCAGGGCGGCGGTAATACGGTCCTTGAACTGGGCGATGCGCCGGTCGTTCAGGGCCTCGGTGGAGGGCATTTCCATCAGCGTGATCTTCTGGCGCGTGGCGCGCTCGATGGAGGAGAGCATGCGCCGCTCGCGGGGGGTCACGAAAAGGATGGCCTCGCCCGTCCGGCCGGCGCGACCGGTCCGCCCGATGCGGTGGATATAGGGCTCGGTGTCGGTCGGGATGTCGTAGTTGATGACGTGGCTGATGCGCGCGACGTCGAGGCCGCGCGCGGCGACATCCGTGGCGACGAGGATATCGAGCTCGCCGTTTCGGAGGCGGTTCACGGTGCGCTCGCGCTGGGCCTGGGCCACGTCGCCGCTGAGGGCGGCGGCGGCGTACCCGCGCGCACTGAGCTTCTGGACCAGCTCGGCGGTGGCGGTTTTCGTCCGCACGAAGATGATGATCGCGTCGTAGTCTTCC from the Candidatus Hydrogenedentota bacterium genome contains:
- a CDS encoding DEAD/DEAH box helicase translates to MSTDFSPADSFESSETEPAPAETLFAALGLTPAVLRALDDVGYETPSPIQAATIPPLLAGKDVLGQAQTGTGKTAAFALPILSRIELAQTWPQALVLVPTRELAIQVAEAFQRYAAQLPDLHVLPIYGGSDYAPQVRGLKRGVHVVVGTPGRVMDHMRRGTLNLEALTTLVLDEADEMLRMGFIDDVKWVLEQTPPDRQIALFSATMPREIQRIAETHLRDPEVIAIEVKTATAETINQRYWLVSHHHKLDALTRILESEDYDAIIIFVRTKTATAELVQKLSARGYAAAALSGDVAQAQRERTVNRLRNGELDILVATDVAARGLDVARISHVINYDIPTDTEPYIHRIGRTGRAGRTGEAILFVTPRERRMLSSIERATRQKITLMEMPSTEALNDRRIAQFKDRITAALASNGLDLYHRIVEQYVADHDVPAIEVAAALAKLYQGDEPLLLQDQPRFAPPEETRPGKRERQNDAGDAGDRPKKREKYGARRDLAPMGEGMQRYRLAVGHTHGVKPGNIVGAIANEAGLDSQFIGAIDIFDEYSLVVLPEMPKEIHTLLQDVRVAGQKLRIRRYEEHEDTGEGYVSGRPRKGKKPFPKKDGKPFHKKEGKKFGETGAKKRIKDKDKGKKKHRKG